The following DNA comes from Hyphomicrobiales bacterium.
GATCGCTGCTGAACTGCCGACAAACCCGAGGGCGCGACGCTTCGTGGCCGGTATCGTTTTGGCGTTCTTGCCTGCGGCCGTGGTCGGCGCAACCTTCCATGAGCTGATCAAAACGGTGCTTTTCGAGACCCCTGCCCTCGTCTGCACGACGCTGATCATCGGCGGCATCATTTTGCTCATCGTTGATCGCATGGACTTGCAGCCACGCTACACCGATGTGATGGACTATCCGCTGTCGCTCTGCCTGAAGATCGGTCTGTTTCAGGTTTTGGCCTTGATTCCAGGCGTGTCGCGATCGGGGGCGACGATTGTCGGCTCGCTGCTCATGGGCACGGACAAACGCTCAGCCGCCGAGTTCACGTTTTTTCTCGCCATGCCGACCATGGCCGGCGCGTTCGCTTTCGATCTCTTTCAAAACCGCGACATCGTTACAAGCGAGGGATTAGCGGTTGTGGCCGTCGGGTTCGTCGCCGCTTTTGTGATGGCGGTGATCGTGGTGCGGTGGGTGCTCGACTATGTCAGCCAGCACGGCTTTGCGCTTTTTGCCTGGTGGCGAATCATAGTCGGATCGCT
Coding sequences within:
- a CDS encoding undecaprenyl-diphosphate phosphatase, which codes for MTLETFFQALFLGLLEGLTEFIPVSSTGHILLAGHFLGFENEGRLFEVLIQLGAILAVFSIYTAKLLQIAAELPTNPRARRFVAGIVLAFLPAAVVGATFHELIKTVLFETPALVCTTLIIGGIILLIVDRMDLQPRYTDVMDYPLSLCLKIGLFQVLALIPGVSRSGATIVGSLLMGTDKRSAAEFTFFLAMPTMAGAFAFDLFQNRDIVTSEGLAVVAVGFVAAFVMAVIVVRWVLDYVSQHGFALFAWWRIIVGSLGFLGLALLG